The following coding sequences lie in one Zingiber officinale cultivar Zhangliang chromosome 2B, Zo_v1.1, whole genome shotgun sequence genomic window:
- the LOC122048780 gene encoding uncharacterized protein LOC122048780 produces MRFRIRPKRMLTPQNGQMKHKAKKKMLMMRNLWRLSLDGEKEFGFYRRCCHRLHHLLLLALLCLPAATTASTAFFFFFFFFFSPCHAHPVSCPIRPRRSADSSRVPINNFCNRYDKFCPFYKLVWMMRNIIHFNTLANQAVERGAGSNGQKITYSIIKH; encoded by the exons ATgcgtttccgtataagacccaaGAGGATGCTAACTCCTCAAAATGGGCAAATGAAACACAAGGCCAAGAAGAAgatgttgatgatgaggaacctatggaggttgagcctagacggagaAAAAGAGTTCGG TTTCTACCGCCGCTGCTGCCACcgccttcatcatcttcttcttctcgccCTGTTGTGCCTGCCCGCCGCTACCACCGCTTccactgctttcttcttcttcttcttcttcttcttctcgcctTGTCATGCCCACCCCGTGAGTTGCCCGATCAGGCCACGCCGGAGCGCCGATTCATCCAGAG TACCAATCAACAACTTCTGCAATAGATATGACAAGTTCTGCCCATTCTACAAATTAGTTTGGATGATGCGTAACATTATTCACTTCAACACTTTGGCGAATCAG GCCGTCGAGAGAGGAGCAGGTTCTAATGGTCAAAAGATCACTTATAGCATCATCAAGCATTGA